A window of the Zeugodacus cucurbitae isolate PBARC_wt_2022May chromosome 2, idZeuCucr1.2, whole genome shotgun sequence genome harbors these coding sequences:
- the LOC105214247 gene encoding 5-hydroxytryptamine receptor 1, translating to MFYMASYTQSDVRQLQQHYCDTNTATKHKYTKYTLPKRFALSPHPNSTTTTNNSINIRRKLLLRAQPSPRALRHTLHATVLLLLTLPLGNWLAQASAAATVTATQVRHRSLPPSSKPTEAALSVGAGIAYNAPDAAAPVSNSADDFNSSAYSAHLISIADVISLTSTLSNVSSSVALNGSNSNNSSINANYADAGSGSVGGGGGASAALITASSIWDPMVGAHPTDVSAAATPPSEQGSNEEEYGEIELPPWQAIVVSIVLLLIIIGTVIGNVLVCIAVCMVRKLRRPCNYLLVSLALSDLCVALLVMPMAMLYEVLDKWNFGPILCDIWVSFDVLCCTASILNLCAISVDRYLAITKPLEYGVKRTPRRMMACVALVWLVAASISLPPLLILGNEHEDEHGTPICIVCQNFAYQIYATLGSFYIPLSVMLFVYYQIFRAARRIVLEEKRAQTHLQHALNGTGSPPGNTDLTVMGSGNGQRHSSYGNTSLTYSTCGGLSAHHTSGSGGGVSGTSGLLGSPHQKKLRFQLAKEKKASTTLGIIMSAFTICWLPFFILALIRPFVESETVHVPPSLASLFLWLGYANSLLNPIIYATLNRDFRKPFQEILYFRCSSLNTMMRENYYQDQYGEPPSQRVMLGDERHGARESFL from the coding sequence atgttttatatggCTTCTTACACACAGTCAGACGTCCGCCAACTGCAACAACACTATTGCGATACAAATACAGCTACAAAACACAAATACACTAAATACACGCTGCCAAAGCGTTTTGCGCTTAGCCCACATCCAAACagtaccaccaccaccaacaacagcatAAACATACGCAGGAAATTGCTCCTACGCGCGCAGCCTAGCCCGCGTGCACTGCGCCACACACTACATGCCACCGTCCTGCTACTGCTCACCCTTCCGCTTGGCAACTGGCTAGCGCAGGCTTCAGCCGCCGCCACTGTCACCGCTACACAAGTGCGCCACCGCTCGCTGCCGCCGAGCAGCAAGCCTACAGAAGCAGCATTGAGCGTCGGCGCGGGTATTGCCTATAACGCTCCTGACGCGGCGGCACCAGTGAGCAATAGCGCCGACGACTTCAATAGCAGCGCATATAGCGCGCACCTAATTTCCATAGCCGATGTCATCAGTCTCACGTCGACGTTATCGAATGTTAGCTCGAGTGTTGCGCTGaacggcagcaacagcaataacagcagTATTAACGCGAATTATGCGGACGCTGGTAGCGGCAgcgttggtggtggtggcggtgcaAGCGCCGCGCTCATCACAGCCAGCAGCATTTGGGATCCCATGGTTGGCGCACACCCCACCGACGTTAGTGCCGCCGCAACACCGCCGTCGGAGCAGGGATCGAACGAAGAGGAGTACGGCGAGATTGAGCTGCCGCCATGGCAAGCGATTGTCGTCAGTATTGTACTGTTGCTCATCATCATCGGCACCGTAATTGGCAATGTGCTCGTCTGTATTGCGGTGTGTATGGTGCGTAAATTGCGGCGCCCCTGCAATTATCTGCTCGTCTCGCTGGCGCTCTCTGATCTCTGTGTCGCGCTGCTGGTCATGCCCATGGCCATGTTGTACGAGGTGTTGGACAAATGGAATTTCGGTCCCATACTCTGTGACATTTGGGTGTCGTTCGATGTGCTCTGCTGCACTGCCTCCATACTGAATTTGTGCGCCATCTCTGTGGATCGTTACTTGGCAATCACGAAACCGCTAGAGTATGGCGTCAAGCGCACACCGCGTCGCATGATGGCATGCGTCGCATTGGTGTGGTTGGTGGCGGCGAGCATTTCACTGCCGCCGCTACTCATACTGGGTAACGAGCATGAGGACGAGCACGGCACGCCCATCTGTATTGTCTGTCAGAATTTTGCATATCAAATTTATGCAACACTCGGTTCCTTCTACATCCCGCTCTCTGTGATGCTCTTTGTGTACTATCAAATCTTCCGCGCCGCTAGGCGCATAGTGCTCGAGGAGAAGCGCGCACAAACACATCTACAACATGCGCTCAACGGCACAGGTTCGCCGCCGGGCAATACAGACTTAACGGTCATGGGTAGCGGCAATGGGCAGCGCCACAGCAGCTATGGCAACACCTCGCTCACATATTCCACTTGCGGCGGCCTAAGCGCGCATCACACTAGCGGCAGTGGTGGCGGCGTGAGTGGCACTAGCGGTCTACTCGGTTCGCCGCATCAAAAGAAGCTGCGTTTCCAATTAGCCAAAGAGAAGAAAGCTTCCACTACGCTGGGCATTATTATGTCGGCATTCACCATTTGCTGGCTGCCATTCTTTATACTCGCACTGATACGACCCTTTGTCGAATCGGAAACGGTGCATGTGCCGCCGTCACTCGCTTCACTCTTCCTCTGGCTGGGCTATGCCAACTCGCTGCTCAATCCCATCATTTATGCCACACTTAATCGGGATTTCCGCAAACCCTTCCAGGAGATACTCTATTTCCGCTGCTCGAGTCTCAATACAATGATGCGTGAAAACTACTATCAGGATCAGTATGGTGAGCCGCCGTCGCAGCGCGTGATGTTGGGCGATGAGCGGCATGGCGCGCGAGAGAGTTTCCTCTGA